In one window of Hyla sarda isolate aHylSar1 chromosome 1, aHylSar1.hap1, whole genome shotgun sequence DNA:
- the TMEM38A gene encoding trimeric intracellular cation channel type A, giving the protein MELLSSLSLDDLAVSFSKLPVFPLFDVAYYIISILYLKYEPGAVALSRRSPVASWLCAMLYCFGSYILADVLLGDSPIHYFSNNANILLASAVWYLVFFCPLNIFYKCVSFLPVKLVLVGMKEVVRVRKIAIGIHHAHHHYHHGWVIMVLIGWVKGSGVALMSNVEQLLRGIWKPETNEILHMSFPTKASLYGAILFTLQQSHWLPISKAYLIFFFTLFMATCKIYMTATHSHGSPFALLENLICPILFGTANGDHNGHGEHQHHHHQDDHEVSHSSAKSKEELNEGTRKRKVKKAE; this is encoded by the exons ATGGAGCTGCTGTCATCTCTTAGCCTGGACGACCTGGCTGTATCTTTCTCCAAACTACCTGTCTTCCCCCTCTTTGATGTGGCTTATTATATCATCTCCATCCTTTATCTCAAGTATGAGCCAG GTGCTGTGGCCCTCTCTAGACGCAGTCCTGTAGCCTCCTGGTTGTGTGCCATGCTGTACTGCTTTGGTAGTTACATACTGGCAGATGTCTTGCTTGGAGACTCTCCCATCCATTATTTCAGTAATAATGCCAATATACTTCTTGCTTCTGCAGTCTG GTACCTCGTGTTTTTCTGCCCTCTGAATATCTTCTACAAGTGTGTGAGCTTTCTACCTGTAAAACTTGTTCTTGTTGGCATGAAAGAGGTAGTCCGTGTAAGGAAAATTGCCATCGGAATTCACCATGCCCATCACCACTACCATCACGGTTGGGTCATCATGGTACTCATTGGATGGGTAAAAG gttctGGTGTAGCACTGATGTCTAATGTGGAACAGCTTTTGCGTGGTATTTGGAAGCCGGAGACCAATGAAATTCTTCACATGTCTTT CCCAACCAAGGCCAGTTTGTATGGTGCCATCTTGTTCACTCTACAGCAATCCCACTGGTTACCTATTTCCAAAGCATACCTCATCTTTTTCTTTACTCTCTTTATGGCTACTTGCAAG ATCTACATGACAGCAACTCACTCTCATGGGTCACCTTTTGCTCTTCTGGAGAACCTCATCTGTCCTATCCTTTTTGGCACTGCAAATGGTGACCATAATGGCCACGGAGAACACCAACATCATCACCACCAGGATGACCATGAGGTGTCTCACTCAAGTGCAAAATCCAAAGAAGAGCTAAATGAGGGCACTCGCAAGAGAAAAGTGAAAAAGGCCGAGTGA